A genome region from Chlorogloeopsis sp. ULAP01 includes the following:
- the nuoH gene encoding NADH-quinone oxidoreductase subunit NuoH, with product MNSGIDLQGTFIESLMDLGLPGDLAKAIWMPLPMILMIIGATVGVLTCVWLERKISAAAQQRIGPEYIGPLGLLAPVADGLKLVFKEDIVPAKSDPLLFTLGPIIVVLPVFLSYLIVPFGQNLVITNVGMGVFLWIALSSIQPIGLLMAGYASNNKYSLLGGLRAAAQSISYEIPLALAVLAIAMMSNSLSTVDIVDQQSGYGILGWNIWRQPVGFLIFWISALAECERLPFDLPEAEEELVAGYQTEYSGMKFALFYLSSYVNLVLSALLVSVLYLGGWDFPIPIDVLANWFGVSEANPVLQIITASLGITMTVLKAYLLVFVAILLRWTVPRVRIDQLLDLGWKFLLPVGLVNLLLTAALKLAFPVAFGG from the coding sequence ATGAATTCAGGAATTGATCTGCAAGGAACTTTTATTGAGTCCCTCATGGATTTGGGACTGCCAGGTGACTTAGCCAAAGCGATTTGGATGCCACTGCCAATGATCCTAATGATTATTGGTGCGACGGTGGGAGTACTAACTTGTGTATGGCTAGAACGGAAGATTTCGGCAGCAGCACAGCAGCGGATTGGTCCTGAATACATTGGCCCTTTGGGTTTGCTGGCTCCTGTGGCAGACGGTCTAAAGCTGGTTTTTAAAGAAGATATCGTGCCAGCCAAATCTGACCCCTTATTGTTTACCCTTGGCCCCATCATTGTTGTATTACCAGTGTTTCTGTCTTATTTAATCGTGCCATTTGGACAGAATTTGGTAATTACGAATGTTGGCATGGGCGTATTTTTGTGGATTGCATTGTCTAGCATTCAGCCAATTGGCTTGTTAATGGCAGGCTACGCATCCAATAACAAATACTCCTTATTGGGTGGCTTGCGGGCAGCAGCACAATCCATTAGCTATGAAATTCCTTTGGCGCTAGCGGTACTAGCGATCGCTATGATGTCCAATAGTCTTAGCACCGTTGATATTGTCGATCAGCAATCAGGCTACGGCATCTTGGGGTGGAACATTTGGCGACAACCAGTAGGGTTTCTCATTTTTTGGATCTCTGCCCTTGCCGAATGTGAACGACTACCCTTTGACTTACCAGAAGCAGAAGAGGAACTGGTGGCAGGTTACCAGACTGAATATTCTGGCATGAAATTCGCTCTGTTCTACCTAAGTTCCTACGTCAACTTAGTACTTTCAGCATTACTGGTATCAGTTTTATACTTAGGCGGTTGGGATTTTCCAATTCCCATTGACGTTTTAGCTAACTGGTTTGGAGTCAGTGAAGCCAATCCAGTTCTGCAAATTATCACCGCCTCATTGGGCATCACCATGACCGTACTGAAAGCCTATCTGCTAGTATTTGTAGCAATTTTATTGCGCTGGACGGTTCCCCGCGTTCGGATCGACCAATTGCTAGATTTAGGATGGAAGTTCTTATTACCAGTTGGGTTGGTGAATTTACTATTAACCGCAGCCTTGAAATTGGCTTTTCCCGTCGCCTTTGGTGGTTAA
- a CDS encoding citrate synthase, which yields MMVCEYKPGLEGIPAAQSGISYVDGQKGLLEYRGIRIEELAEKSTFLETAYLLIWGELPTAEELAAFEDEILHHRRIKYRIRDMMKSFPESGHPMDALQASAAALGLFYSRRDLDNPVYIRDAVVRLLATIPTMVAAFQLMRKGNDPVRPNDDLDYAANFLYMLNEKEPDPLAARIFDVCLILHAEHTMNASTFSARVTASTLTDPYAVVASAVGTLGGPLHGGANEEVILMLEEIGSVENVRPYLEDRLQRKAKIMGFGHRVYKVKDPRATILQNLAEKLFAKFGHDKYYDIAIELERVVEEKLGQKGIYPNVDFYSGLVYRKLGIPTDLFTPIFAIARVAGWLAHWKEQLEENRIFRPTQVYNGRHGIAYAPIDQR from the coding sequence ATGATGGTGTGCGAATACAAGCCTGGTTTGGAAGGCATTCCTGCCGCCCAATCCGGTATCAGCTATGTCGATGGGCAAAAAGGATTATTAGAGTATCGTGGCATCCGGATTGAAGAACTAGCAGAAAAAAGCACATTTCTGGAAACTGCTTATCTTTTAATTTGGGGTGAGTTGCCTACAGCAGAAGAATTAGCAGCGTTTGAGGATGAAATTCTTCATCACAGGCGAATCAAGTACCGGATTCGTGACATGATGAAATCTTTTCCAGAAAGTGGTCACCCTATGGATGCCCTACAAGCCTCTGCTGCGGCTTTAGGATTGTTTTATTCGCGCCGCGACTTAGATAATCCCGTTTATATCCGGGATGCAGTAGTTCGCTTGTTAGCAACTATTCCCACAATGGTTGCAGCATTCCAATTGATGCGAAAAGGCAACGATCCTGTACGTCCCAATGACGATTTAGATTATGCTGCTAACTTTCTTTATATGCTCAATGAGAAAGAACCCGATCCTTTGGCGGCAAGGATTTTTGATGTCTGCTTGATATTACACGCAGAACATACAATGAATGCTTCTACCTTTAGTGCCAGGGTAACAGCTTCTACTCTGACCGATCCATATGCTGTAGTGGCGAGTGCAGTTGGTACCTTAGGAGGGCCACTGCATGGAGGAGCTAACGAAGAAGTAATCTTGATGTTGGAAGAAATTGGCTCTGTCGAGAATGTGCGTCCCTATCTAGAAGATCGCTTACAACGTAAAGCCAAGATTATGGGCTTCGGACATCGTGTCTATAAAGTCAAAGATCCGCGAGCGACAATTTTGCAAAACTTAGCAGAAAAACTGTTTGCAAAATTTGGACATGACAAATACTATGACATCGCTATTGAGTTGGAACGGGTTGTAGAGGAAAAACTCGGTCAAAAAGGCATTTATCCTAACGTTGACTTTTATTCCGGTTTAGTGTATAGAAAGCTGGGCATTCCCACAGACTTATTTACACCAATATTTGCGATCGCCCGTGTCGCAGGTTGGCTGGCACACTGGAAAGAACAGCTAGAAGAAAACCGGATTTTCCGTCCTACTCAGGTTTACAACGGTCGGCACGGTATTGCTTACGCTCCCATCGACCAACGTTAG
- the sixA gene encoding phosphohistidine phosphatase SixA: protein MELYLIRHGIAEEATKDITDEQRQLTKEGRQKTEKVAQRLKKLGFSFDVIATSPLVRARQTADILIVAGLSSQIEECTHLAPGGAINSWLEDWFKPKNFAPNSQLALVGHEPCLSNWAEILLWGEVKERFVLKKAGMIGLRVPETGSVLGSCQMFWLTPPKYLL from the coding sequence GTGGAACTGTATTTAATCCGTCACGGCATTGCCGAAGAGGCAACCAAGGATATCACAGATGAACAAAGGCAACTAACTAAGGAGGGACGGCAAAAAACCGAAAAAGTTGCCCAACGATTGAAAAAATTAGGTTTTAGCTTTGATGTAATTGCCACCAGTCCTTTAGTCAGAGCACGACAAACAGCAGATATCCTCATAGTAGCCGGATTGAGTTCTCAAATAGAGGAATGTACTCATCTTGCTCCTGGTGGTGCTATAAATAGTTGGCTTGAAGATTGGTTTAAACCCAAGAATTTTGCGCCTAATAGCCAACTAGCATTGGTAGGACACGAGCCTTGTTTGAGTAATTGGGCAGAAATTCTCCTTTGGGGAGAAGTAAAGGAACGTTTCGTGCTAAAAAAAGCGGGTATGATCGGGTTAAGGGTACCAGAAACAGGCTCTGTTTTGGGTAGTTGTCAGATGTTTTGGTTGACACCACCCAAGTACTTGCTTTAA
- a CDS encoding bifunctional oligoribonuclease/PAP phosphatase NrnA produces MQFNSSLTQLERLPLTTDLTPEPTPDDGGIDREALEAPFAKQSVGTFTGEGSNGQRTNSVAIQKSEELRQTMLSHRQERQILILQDFPDPDALSSAWAYQLIAQQYDIKCEIIYAGTLSHQENIALVKLTGLPAQRCPLQNLKSKDLSSYQGFVLIDNQGTTSQLVPVVEQAGIPLVAVIDHHSSQGDLKSEFVDIRPGVRATATIFTQYLQTGLLPLDSTINQHVKCATALMHGLRSDTNLLMQAKEEDFLAAAYLSRFYDVQLLNAILQANRSKRVMDVIERSLKNRIVQNNFSIAGVGYLRYDDRDAIPQAADFLVTEENVHTAVVYGIVHDEDDEFEVVIGSLRTTKLTLDPDEFIKEAFGQDSSGRFFGGGRTSAGGFEIPMGFLSGGNENSAYAKMKWEVFDAQIKQKLLRLVNPRDNPIQSE; encoded by the coding sequence ATGCAGTTTAATTCTTCCCTTACTCAGCTTGAGAGATTACCGTTGACAACAGATCTGACTCCAGAACCGACTCCAGATGATGGGGGAATAGACAGAGAAGCCCTTGAAGCTCCCTTTGCCAAACAGTCTGTTGGAACTTTTACAGGTGAAGGAAGTAATGGTCAGCGCACCAATTCTGTAGCAATACAAAAGTCAGAGGAATTGCGCCAAACCATGCTCTCCCATCGGCAAGAGCGCCAGATTTTGATTCTACAAGATTTTCCAGACCCGGATGCTCTTTCCTCAGCTTGGGCATACCAATTAATTGCTCAACAGTACGATATCAAATGCGAGATTATTTATGCTGGTACACTCAGTCACCAAGAAAATATTGCCTTGGTGAAGCTAACTGGTTTACCTGCCCAACGTTGCCCACTACAAAACCTCAAAAGTAAAGATTTGTCCTCATATCAAGGTTTTGTCTTAATTGATAATCAAGGAACTACCTCTCAACTAGTACCAGTAGTAGAGCAGGCAGGAATTCCATTAGTGGCAGTTATTGACCATCACAGTTCCCAAGGAGATCTAAAATCAGAGTTTGTAGATATCCGTCCGGGTGTACGAGCAACAGCAACAATTTTTACTCAATATTTGCAGACAGGATTGCTGCCTTTAGATAGCACCATCAATCAACACGTCAAGTGCGCTACTGCTTTGATGCATGGTTTGCGCTCTGATACAAATCTTCTGATGCAAGCAAAAGAAGAAGATTTTCTAGCAGCAGCCTACCTGAGTCGGTTTTACGACGTTCAACTACTTAACGCCATACTCCAGGCAAACCGTTCCAAACGGGTAATGGATGTAATTGAGCGATCGCTAAAGAACCGCATCGTGCAAAATAACTTTTCCATTGCTGGTGTTGGCTATTTGCGCTACGACGATCGAGATGCCATCCCTCAAGCAGCAGATTTTCTTGTTACAGAAGAAAACGTCCATACTGCTGTAGTTTACGGTATCGTTCACGACGAAGATGACGAATTTGAAGTAGTCATAGGTTCCTTAAGAACTACTAAACTTACCCTCGATCCGGACGAGTTTATCAAAGAAGCTTTTGGACAAGACAGTAGCGGACGCTTTTTCGGTGGCGGACGTACAAGTGCTGGTGGTTTTGAAATTCCGATGGGTTTCTTATCAGGCGGTAACGAGAATTCCGCTTATGCAAAAATGAAATGGGAAGTCTTCGATGCTCAAATTAAGCAAAAACTTTTAAGATTGGTTAACCCCAGAGACAACCCGATTCAATCAGAGTAA
- a CDS encoding HNH endonuclease produces the protein MGKVLVLNASYEPLNITSWRRAAVLLIKGKAERVEHNGKFLYAEFPLPTVIRLRHYVRVPYKEIPLTRRNILHRDGHTCQYCGYTGDELTLDHVIPRSRGGGDSWENIVTACVRCNVKKGSRTPHEAHMLLRHSPRRPYSSLYFEVSKHLKSGMHEEWQKYVIGL, from the coding sequence ATGGGGAAGGTTTTAGTCTTAAACGCCTCTTACGAACCGCTCAATATTACGAGCTGGCGTCGCGCTGCAGTTTTGTTAATTAAAGGCAAAGCAGAGCGCGTAGAACATAACGGTAAATTTCTTTACGCTGAATTTCCGCTTCCAACTGTAATTCGGTTACGCCATTATGTGCGGGTGCCTTATAAAGAGATTCCTCTGACGCGTCGAAATATATTGCACCGAGACGGGCATACTTGCCAATACTGCGGTTACACGGGAGATGAGTTGACTTTAGACCATGTCATACCGCGATCGCGTGGAGGAGGAGATAGTTGGGAGAACATTGTAACAGCCTGTGTCCGCTGCAATGTCAAAAAAGGCAGCCGTACACCCCACGAAGCACATATGCTCTTACGTCATTCTCCCCGCCGACCTTATAGCAGTCTCTACTTTGAGGTCAGCAAACATCTAAAAAGTGGTATGCATGAAGAGTGGCAGAAATATGTTATAGGACTTTGA
- the alr gene encoding alanine racemase translates to MLSHEQSSGVAAQQCDTYAWFSQRAWVEIDLAALSHNVQQLRRFLSSRTQLMAVVKADAYGHGSVTVAQTALQSGASWLGVATVPEGIQLREAGIKAPILILGATHTPEQIHAIAHWKLQPTICSPKQALIFSDILEAINYSSAVPVHIKLDTGMSRLGTNWQQAAEFVQLVQRLPHLKIASIYSHLATADSPDRAVMKLQHQRFRQAIAQIKALGIKPPCLHLANSAAALSDKALHYDMVRVGLAVYGLYPADYLRSRIDLQPVLQVRARVTQVKTIAAGTGVSYGHQFVAPHELRIAVVGIGYADGVPRNLSNKMQAIVRGQKVAQLGAITMDQLMIDVSAIPDLQEGEIVTLLGQEGKQQISADDWANELNTISWEILCGFKHRLPRVAVM, encoded by the coding sequence ATGCTAAGTCATGAGCAAAGTTCGGGTGTGGCTGCTCAACAGTGCGACACATATGCTTGGTTTTCGCAACGTGCTTGGGTGGAAATAGATTTGGCAGCGTTATCGCATAATGTACAGCAACTACGGCGGTTCCTATCATCGCGTACCCAACTCATGGCTGTAGTGAAAGCCGATGCCTATGGACATGGATCTGTTACAGTTGCTCAAACCGCATTACAGTCAGGGGCAAGTTGGCTCGGTGTGGCTACAGTTCCAGAAGGAATTCAATTACGAGAAGCTGGTATTAAAGCTCCAATTTTGATTTTAGGCGCGACTCATACCCCAGAACAAATTCATGCGATCGCCCACTGGAAACTTCAGCCGACAATATGCAGCCCCAAGCAAGCCTTGATTTTTTCTGACATCCTAGAAGCGATTAACTACAGCTCTGCCGTACCTGTACACATCAAATTAGATACGGGAATGTCGCGCTTGGGAACGAATTGGCAACAAGCAGCAGAGTTTGTACAGCTAGTGCAGCGATTACCGCATCTGAAGATAGCTAGTATTTATTCCCATCTGGCAACAGCAGATAGTCCTGATCGGGCTGTGATGAAGCTACAGCATCAAAGATTTCGACAAGCGATCGCCCAAATCAAAGCATTAGGCATAAAACCTCCTTGTCTGCACTTGGCAAATTCAGCAGCTGCCCTCAGCGATAAGGCATTACACTACGATATGGTGCGGGTGGGTTTAGCTGTCTACGGACTTTATCCAGCAGATTATTTGCGATCGCGTATTGATCTCCAACCAGTTTTACAAGTTAGGGCAAGAGTTACGCAAGTCAAAACTATTGCTGCTGGAACTGGTGTAAGCTACGGACATCAATTTGTTGCTCCCCATGAACTCCGCATTGCTGTAGTTGGAATTGGTTATGCTGATGGCGTGCCGCGCAATCTTTCTAATAAAATGCAAGCCATAGTGCGCGGTCAAAAGGTAGCGCAGCTCGGTGCTATTACAATGGATCAGCTAATGATAGATGTTAGTGCCATACCAGATTTACAAGAAGGTGAAATAGTAACTTTATTGGGACAAGAAGGAAAACAACAAATTTCTGCTGACGATTGGGCAAATGAACTAAATACTATTTCTTGGGAAATTCTGTGCGGATTTAAGCATCGCTTGCCTCGTGTGGCAGTAATGTGA
- a CDS encoding response regulator — MSTSPIGSYRFFQKLHPLSLLAQLTSRRATGYLSIFTEEAYWSIYLEEGKLTYASYSDKLFERLDHHLQLLSQQIPTLSSANRVQMRLTFDTKSENQSISQPDYLAICWLVNQDYITPPQAAILIDELAKEVLLSFLALKQGSYEFHHETPIDELPKFCCLDLRSLVEHCQKQLQVRQERELTFPIQNKSQVLPAQIKSFHTETKSQITSEPQLATTTDFDYLEDSDRQLSQPPTSKNLYKVACIDDSLTVLHSIRSFLDENTFAVVMINDPVKALMQILRSKPDLILLDVEMPNLDGYELCSLLRRHSSFKNTPIIMVTGRTGFIDRAKATMVRASGYLTKPFTQPDLLKMVFKHLN, encoded by the coding sequence ATGAGCACAAGTCCTATAGGTAGCTACAGGTTTTTCCAAAAACTGCATCCCCTATCTCTGTTAGCACAACTAACTAGCAGGCGAGCTACAGGCTATTTAAGTATATTTACTGAAGAAGCTTATTGGTCTATTTATTTAGAAGAAGGAAAACTTACATACGCTTCCTATTCGGATAAACTGTTTGAGCGATTGGATCATCACTTACAACTATTAAGTCAACAAATTCCGACTCTTTCGAGTGCAAATCGTGTACAGATGCGACTCACATTTGATACTAAAAGTGAAAATCAGTCGATATCACAGCCAGATTATCTAGCTATATGTTGGTTAGTAAATCAGGATTATATCACTCCTCCCCAAGCAGCAATCTTGATAGATGAATTAGCAAAAGAGGTGTTGCTATCATTTTTGGCATTAAAACAAGGAAGCTATGAATTTCATCACGAAACACCCATAGATGAACTACCAAAGTTTTGTTGTTTGGATTTGCGATCACTAGTAGAACATTGTCAAAAACAACTACAAGTTCGACAAGAGCGAGAGTTAACCTTTCCTATTCAGAACAAGTCACAAGTTTTGCCTGCGCAAATAAAATCTTTTCATACTGAGACAAAATCCCAAATTACATCTGAGCCACAGTTAGCGACAACGACAGATTTTGACTATCTAGAAGATAGCGATCGCCAATTATCCCAACCACCTACTAGCAAAAATCTCTATAAAGTTGCTTGTATTGATGACAGTCTCACTGTCTTGCATTCTATCAGGAGTTTTTTAGACGAAAATACATTTGCTGTAGTGATGATTAACGATCCAGTGAAGGCTCTAATGCAAATTCTCCGCAGCAAACCTGACTTAATTTTACTAGATGTAGAAATGCCAAATTTAGATGGTTACGAGCTATGTTCTTTGTTAAGACGGCATTCAAGTTTTAAGAATACACCAATAATTATGGTAACTGGTAGAACAGGATTTATAGATAGAGCTAAGGCAACAATGGTAAGAGCATCAGGCTATTTAACCAAGCCTTTTACACAGCCAGATTTGTTAAAAATGGTATTTAAACACCTTAATTAA
- a CDS encoding response regulator encodes MSLTLLSTILVVEDSPSELELISHYLKESGYNVIKAAGAKEALEKAVSQQLDAIVTDVVMPEMSGFELCRSLKKNPLTQKVPIVICSFKNQEIDRLWARRQGADAYITKPYTRDQLLHTIKSVVNLINE; translated from the coding sequence GTGAGCCTGACTTTGCTTAGTACTATTTTGGTTGTGGAAGATTCTCCGAGTGAGTTAGAACTAATTAGCCACTATTTAAAAGAGAGTGGTTATAACGTCATTAAAGCTGCTGGAGCAAAAGAAGCTTTAGAAAAAGCTGTGTCACAACAACTAGATGCGATTGTTACTGATGTAGTGATGCCAGAAATGAGCGGTTTTGAGTTGTGTCGTTCCTTGAAAAAAAATCCGTTAACTCAAAAAGTACCAATTGTAATTTGTAGTTTTAAAAATCAGGAAATAGATCGTTTGTGGGCAAGAAGACAAGGTGCTGATGCCTATATCACTAAACCTTACACTCGCGATCAGCTTTTGCATACTATTAAATCTGTAGTGAATTTAATCAATGAGTAG
- a CDS encoding chemotaxis protein CheW — MSSSKLTLALQSNNRNIGDGYLKFQLNQQVAGVLSVKYTQEAIVVPVESVTSMPNMPACILGLMNWRSRIVWLIDLPRMFNLESLDHQFRQYNIIIIRVESVILGLVVQEVKGTTKFQPEEICSPIGQVASSLVPYLCGCIVQQQEIFLVLDAQAIAQSSVLRSN; from the coding sequence ATGAGTAGTTCAAAACTTACATTAGCTTTACAGTCAAACAATCGCAACATAGGAGATGGCTATCTTAAGTTTCAACTCAATCAACAGGTTGCTGGTGTTTTGTCAGTTAAATATACGCAAGAAGCAATTGTTGTACCTGTTGAATCTGTAACCTCGATGCCAAATATGCCCGCATGCATACTAGGATTAATGAATTGGCGAAGCCGTATAGTCTGGCTCATCGATTTGCCAAGGATGTTCAATCTAGAATCTTTGGATCACCAGTTTCGGCAGTACAACATTATTATTATTCGAGTCGAATCAGTGATTTTGGGTTTAGTTGTGCAAGAGGTAAAAGGTACAACAAAATTCCAACCTGAAGAGATTTGCTCTCCCATTGGGCAAGTAGCCTCAAGTCTAGTTCCTTATTTATGTGGGTGCATTGTTCAACAACAAGAAATATTTTTGGTATTAGATGCACAGGCAATTGCGCAATCTTCTGTTTTACGGAGTAATTAG
- a CDS encoding methyl-accepting chemotaxis protein, with the protein MFNKADAAKNNNVQKQEPMISPLQVKDSMLPLPSLRIQDATTRNSSLHRGIAACQRLSLNKKVTLFAIAISTLPILGLGVLIYQFTSQSLTNNISKAQETELNTLTDKINRFMFERHGDIQLLSNLPILGNLSFRSEREKQALLDKLVENYKFYSNIYIFNREGKLVAQSSGKSLQSPQNQSYFQSVLKDDVVAIAQPTANNIYIVAPVKHKFTDETIGVIVAQMPVKNIEELTEQVKKRNNLNYYLINDVSKIFAASKQAEVDKNIQKEFPIFDKLDTAGKVVTQTAFNPQTKSENLISFTRLEQLPGIPNLSWGVMLSADAATVFAPRRQLFWKIASATALTALITAAIAAWFAKRFTEPILKATAKVAQFSQGEQNRHITSNEKDELGILNANINHMAAQLETLLKEQEKDIEQTQLLTDITLRIRSHLKTEDICKTAAREVRQALKADRVLIYELSSDTENGEIIYESVNAIYPKILGVPIDDTCFWERHLDISQNIQVQAIADIYQEPNLQDIDADIKILEKFAVKASLIAPIVYQQKPIALIIAHQCAHPRYWQKTEIDLFKHLAIEISYALEQAGLLEEIEQVRAIAQTSSTKEREDKQALHTQLLNLLKYAEDAASGDLSVRAEVSAGEIGTVADFFNSIVESLREIVIQVKLTATQVNQAIGANSGAIRQLAQEAQTQAVEVDRTLDAVEQMTQAIQAAAQNAQQAAVIVENAAQTATKSGQAMDLTVQNILHLRETVSETTKKVKRLGESTQQISRVVALINQISMQTNLLAINAGIEAARAGEEAQGFVVVAEEVGELATRSAAATKEIEQIVDTIQRETSEVVQAMEVGTTQVMAGTSVVEAAKSSLSQILEVSQQIDDLVQSISVATVSGVETSQTVSELMKQIAAISKRTSDSSLQVSEALQETVHISQQLQETVGTFKVC; encoded by the coding sequence ATGTTTAATAAAGCAGATGCAGCTAAAAATAATAATGTGCAAAAGCAAGAACCGATGATTTCACCACTACAGGTGAAAGATAGTATGTTACCACTTCCTAGTTTGCGTATTCAGGATGCAACTACTCGAAATTCTTCTTTGCATCGGGGTATTGCGGCTTGTCAGCGACTGAGCTTGAATAAGAAAGTAACCCTGTTTGCGATCGCTATTAGTACGTTACCGATTTTGGGGCTGGGGGTACTTATATATCAATTTACTAGTCAATCTCTCACCAACAACATTAGCAAGGCTCAAGAAACAGAACTCAATACCTTAACAGATAAGATTAATCGTTTCATGTTTGAACGACATGGAGATATTCAGCTACTATCTAATCTACCAATTCTAGGTAATTTATCATTTAGATCTGAAAGAGAAAAACAAGCTTTGCTGGATAAATTAGTAGAAAATTATAAATTCTACAGCAATATTTATATTTTTAACCGTGAAGGTAAATTAGTAGCTCAATCTTCAGGAAAATCTCTACAAAGTCCTCAAAATCAATCCTATTTTCAAAGTGTTTTAAAAGATGATGTAGTAGCGATCGCCCAACCAACAGCAAACAATATTTATATTGTTGCACCTGTCAAACATAAGTTTACGGATGAAACTATTGGCGTGATAGTAGCACAGATGCCTGTAAAGAATATAGAAGAATTAACAGAACAAGTCAAGAAAAGAAATAATTTAAATTACTACTTAATTAATGATGTAAGTAAAATTTTTGCAGCTTCAAAGCAGGCAGAAGTAGATAAAAATATTCAAAAGGAATTTCCGATTTTTGACAAACTAGATACAGCCGGAAAGGTAGTTACTCAGACAGCTTTTAATCCTCAAACTAAGTCTGAAAACCTAATTTCTTTTACTCGCTTAGAACAATTACCAGGTATACCCAATCTTAGCTGGGGAGTTATGCTTTCGGCTGATGCAGCAACTGTATTTGCACCCCGAAGACAACTGTTTTGGAAGATTGCAAGTGCTACGGCACTGACAGCATTAATTACGGCGGCGATCGCAGCCTGGTTTGCCAAACGTTTTACAGAACCAATATTGAAGGCAACAGCAAAGGTAGCTCAATTTAGTCAAGGTGAACAAAATCGCCATATCACCTCAAACGAAAAAGATGAGCTAGGGATTTTAAATGCAAATATTAATCACATGGCAGCGCAACTAGAAACCCTACTCAAAGAGCAAGAAAAAGATATCGAACAAACACAATTACTGACAGATATTACCTTACGTATTCGCTCTCACCTAAAAACAGAGGATATTTGTAAAACAGCAGCGAGAGAGGTTCGACAAGCACTAAAAGCAGATCGAGTACTTATTTACGAATTAAGTTCTGATACCGAGAATGGTGAAATAATTTATGAATCTGTGAATGCAATTTATCCAAAAATTTTGGGAGTACCAATTGATGATACTTGTTTTTGGGAACGTCATTTAGATATTTCTCAAAATATTCAAGTGCAGGCGATCGCTGATATTTATCAAGAGCCAAATTTGCAGGATATCGACGCTGACATCAAAATTTTAGAAAAATTTGCTGTCAAAGCCAGCTTGATTGCACCGATTGTTTATCAGCAAAAGCCGATCGCTTTAATAATTGCCCATCAGTGCGCTCATCCCCGATATTGGCAAAAGACAGAAATTGATTTATTTAAACACCTAGCAATAGAAATTAGCTATGCTCTTGAGCAGGCAGGGCTACTAGAAGAAATAGAGCAAGTAAGAGCGATCGCCCAAACATCTTCTACCAAAGAACGAGAAGACAAACAAGCCCTGCATACACAACTACTAAACCTGCTCAAATATGCAGAAGATGCAGCCAGTGGCGATTTGAGCGTACGGGCTGAAGTTAGCGCTGGTGAAATCGGCACCGTTGCTGACTTTTTCAATTCCATAGTAGAAAGTTTGCGCGAGATTGTCATACAAGTCAAATTGACTGCCACTCAAGTTAATCAGGCGATCGGTGCTAACTCTGGAGCCATTCGTCAACTAGCCCAAGAAGCACAAACACAAGCTGTAGAAGTTGATCGTACTCTTGATGCTGTCGAGCAAATGACGCAAGCGATTCAAGCAGCAGCCCAAAACGCCCAGCAAGCTGCCGTAATTGTCGAAAATGCTGCTCAAACAGCCACAAAAAGCGGACAAGCAATGGATTTGACAGTACAAAATATATTACACCTGCGGGAAACCGTTAGTGAAACCACCAAGAAAGTCAAACGTTTGGGAGAATCTACGCAACAAATTAGCCGTGTGGTGGCATTAATTAACCAGATTTCCATGCAAACTAACTTGTTAGCAATCAATGCCGGTATTGAAGCAGCACGTGCAGGTGAAGAAGCCCAAGGATTTGTTGTTGTTGCAGAAGAAGTAGGCGAGTTGGCAACGCGATCGGCAGCAGCAACCAAAGAAATTGAACAAATTGTCGATACTATCCAGCGCGAAACCAGCGAAGTGGTTCAAGCTATGGAAGTAGGAACAACCCAAGTAATGGCAGGCACTTCTGTTGTCGAAGCCGCTAAAAGCAGCCTCAGCCAAATATTAGAAGTTTCACAGCAAATCGACGACTTGGTGCAATCAATTTCTGTTGCTACAGTTTCTGGAGTGGAAACATCGCAAACTGTCAGTGAACTAATGAAACAAATCGCCGCTATTTCCAAGCGTACTAGTGACTCTTCTTTGCAAGTTTCTGAAGCTCTCCAAGAAACTGTGCATATTTCCCAACAATTACAAGAAACCGTCGGCACATTTAAAGTCTGTTAG